Part of the Candidatus Methylomirabilota bacterium genome, CGCCCAAGAACCCCACGCCACTGCTCACGCGGCTCGTGCTGACAGTGGACCCCAAGGACTACATCGTCCGCCAGGCGGTGCTCTACGATCAGATCGGCAACACCGTGACGATGAGCTTCACGAAGGTCACGCCCAACAGCGGCCTCGCCGACAGCCTCTTCACCTTCGTCCCGCCCACGGGCGCCGCGGTGGTCCCGCTGAACCCGCGCTAGTCGAACCGCGGTAGAATGACGGTATGGCGGCCGAGAACAGCTTCGACATCGCGTGCAAGGTGGACATGCAGGAGGTCGCGAACGCCGTCAATCAGGCGAAGCGCGAGATCGAGACCCGCTACGACCTCAAGGGCTCGAAGAACGACATCACCCAGGAGAAGATGGACCTCGTCCTCTCCTCCGGGGACGAGATGAAGTTGAAGGCGGTGCTGGACATTCTCCAGTCCAAGCTCCATCGCCGCGGCGTGGATCTGAAGGCCCTGACCATCGGCGATCCGGAGAGCGCCGCCGGCGGCACCCTCAAGCAGAAGATCACGCTCCAGGACGGCATCCCGATGGAGAAGGCGAAGGAGATCGTGCGCCTCATCAAGGACTCCAAGATCAAGGTGCAGGCCTCGATCCAGGAGAAGCAGGTGCGCGTGGCGGGCAAGAACCGCGACGATCTCCAGGCC contains:
- a CDS encoding YajQ family cyclic di-GMP-binding protein, with translation MAAENSFDIACKVDMQEVANAVNQAKREIETRYDLKGSKNDITQEKMDLVLSSGDEMKLKAVLDILQSKLHRRGVDLKALTIGDPESAAGGTLKQKITLQDGIPMEKAKEIVRLIKDSKIKVQASIQEKQVRVAGKNRDDLQAVIALVKGKDLGVALQFTNYRSN